Proteins encoded by one window of Tunturibacter psychrotolerans:
- a CDS encoding choice-of-anchor tandem repeat GloVer-containing protein, with translation MIRRLIQATTAATIMAASALPAAALQSKPEAFSSAYTQPAIVDVFSFEGAYHCGGSCAPDGEGSSNSLMLASDGNFYGATVSGGTLMNGVLFKLTPDGTYTDIHNFGFTPDGATVVTSLMEAFDGNLYGVTDSGGANYRGTIFQYNLSTGVFTTVYNFVVGGGSYSQLIDDGKGHLYGSTSDDGLYGLGNIFSWNYKTNSYTDIYDFTNGVDGKLPWGGILVASDGRIYGTSRFGGPTDHTGTGFGDGVAWSMDVQGTDFKVIHNFGASATDGYSPVQGFVEGPDHALYSTTLYGGKDCSANNNSNGCGTLYKVTPNGADPTYTQVYAFSLSAGQGVNPQHGSPTLGGDGKLYVVGPQGGPTDYGQLMAFTTAGVYTDVHDFAVVGASDTSGIPSAAVLEDQLGNLWGGTIIGGEHQNGDIFKIEAGIAPAITLTASTTTSDVDQTVKLTWGVTNAFSDSAKICFASSSDGSFVGPKSITGNITVEPAKSGTILYALTCGGSQTATATVDVLPKIVTTTTITSAPTSLVYGQTGAIDVSVATPSGEVSGNVDLVSGGKTIATAEVTNGVAHISFATAKLTAANYSVQASYEGNQKYAASISKAAKIAVTKATPVVKFTLTPAKLADGEPATLMVSVTNGAGTPSGSVVFSIANQTITSAVLSSGSALVSIDTSKYAAGTYAVTAKYEGDVNDTTASAAQTMTIAKDSTIATLGIASSVVVGNQLVANIAVTKPNIPGTPTGTVQLLRNGQVVASATLSGGKAVIKSSTVGVSAGTYSYSAAYLGDTQNAASSSPRETVTVTTK, from the coding sequence ATGATTCGTCGACTGATCCAAGCCACTACCGCCGCCACCATCATGGCCGCATCTGCCTTGCCTGCCGCGGCGCTGCAGAGCAAGCCGGAAGCATTCTCCTCTGCCTACACCCAGCCTGCCATCGTGGATGTCTTCAGCTTTGAAGGAGCCTATCACTGCGGTGGAAGCTGCGCGCCGGACGGCGAAGGCTCTTCCAACAGCCTCATGCTCGCCAGCGACGGGAACTTCTACGGCGCGACCGTGTCGGGCGGAACGCTGATGAACGGAGTCTTGTTCAAGCTGACTCCCGATGGCACCTACACCGACATCCATAACTTCGGGTTTACGCCCGACGGCGCGACCGTAGTCACCTCGCTCATGGAAGCCTTCGATGGAAACCTGTACGGAGTAACTGATTCGGGGGGCGCTAATTATCGCGGCACGATCTTCCAGTACAACCTCTCCACGGGAGTTTTCACAACGGTCTACAACTTTGTCGTCGGTGGCGGCTCCTACAGTCAACTGATCGATGATGGTAAAGGCCATCTGTATGGAAGCACCTCAGACGACGGACTGTACGGCCTTGGGAATATCTTCTCGTGGAACTACAAGACCAACTCCTATACCGATATCTACGACTTCACCAATGGCGTCGATGGAAAGCTCCCCTGGGGCGGTATCCTCGTTGCGAGCGACGGCAGAATATACGGCACCTCGCGCTTCGGTGGCCCAACGGATCACACCGGTACAGGTTTCGGCGATGGCGTGGCCTGGTCTATGGACGTCCAGGGAACCGACTTCAAGGTGATCCATAACTTCGGTGCAAGTGCCACCGACGGGTATTCTCCGGTGCAGGGATTTGTCGAAGGCCCCGACCATGCGCTTTATAGCACCACTCTCTACGGGGGCAAGGACTGCTCGGCGAACAACAACAGCAACGGATGCGGCACGCTATATAAGGTCACGCCAAATGGAGCCGACCCCACCTACACGCAGGTCTACGCCTTTAGCCTCAGCGCCGGTCAGGGTGTGAATCCACAGCACGGTTCCCCGACACTTGGCGGTGACGGAAAACTCTACGTGGTCGGCCCGCAGGGAGGGCCTACTGATTACGGTCAGTTGATGGCTTTCACAACTGCAGGCGTTTATACCGACGTACATGACTTCGCCGTAGTCGGAGCCAGCGATACCTCCGGCATTCCCTCTGCCGCGGTGCTGGAGGACCAACTCGGCAACCTCTGGGGTGGCACCATCATTGGCGGCGAACACCAGAACGGTGACATCTTCAAGATCGAAGCCGGCATTGCTCCTGCTATAACGCTGACTGCAAGCACAACGACTTCAGACGTTGATCAGACGGTCAAGCTCACATGGGGCGTGACGAACGCCTTCAGTGATTCAGCGAAGATATGCTTCGCCTCGAGCTCTGATGGCAGCTTCGTCGGTCCGAAGTCGATCACCGGAAACATAACGGTTGAGCCGGCTAAGTCGGGAACGATCCTCTACGCACTCACCTGCGGCGGCTCGCAGACGGCAACTGCGACAGTAGACGTCTTGCCGAAGATTGTGACGACGACAACAATCACCTCTGCGCCAACGAGTCTGGTTTATGGACAGACGGGGGCGATTGACGTCTCGGTTGCAACTCCATCCGGAGAGGTTTCAGGCAATGTTGATCTCGTCTCTGGAGGGAAAACAATTGCTACAGCAGAAGTAACAAATGGTGTCGCGCACATCTCATTCGCGACCGCCAAGCTCACCGCGGCCAACTACAGTGTTCAGGCGAGTTACGAAGGAAATCAGAAGTATGCCGCTTCGATCTCAAAGGCTGCGAAGATCGCGGTTACGAAGGCCACGCCTGTCGTCAAATTCACTCTAACCCCCGCCAAGCTGGCTGATGGCGAGCCAGCCACTCTAATGGTCTCCGTGACCAACGGAGCTGGAACTCCGAGCGGCTCTGTCGTCTTCTCCATTGCAAACCAAACCATCACCAGCGCGGTGCTCAGCTCCGGTTCAGCTCTCGTCTCGATTGACACGAGCAAATATGCAGCCGGGACCTATGCAGTGACCGCTAAGTATGAAGGGGATGTCAACGACACGACAGCGTCTGCCGCGCAAACGATGACCATCGCCAAGGACAGCACCATCGCAACGCTGGGAATTGCATCGTCGGTCGTAGTGGGCAACCAGCTGGTAGCGAACATTGCTGTGACGAAGCCAAACATACCGGGTACCCCAACCGGTACGGTGCAGCTGCTGAGAAACGGACAGGTCGTCGCTAGCGCAACCTTATCCGGTGGTAAGGCGGTCATCAAGAGTTCAACCGTGGGAGTGTCTGCAGGAACGTATTCTTACAGCGCTGCCTACCTGGGGGATACGCAAAATGCGGCGTCGTCCTCCCCTCGCGAAACTGTCACCGTAACTACGAAATAA
- a CDS encoding choice-of-anchor tandem repeat GloVer-containing protein has protein sequence MKQVPVLVLALIAAALPSAAQSNQAVKEKLAEGVAGLIPGARHLAPPANMPVKPQAAVANTPTLQISSGVSPAVLHTFNVPTSLDGQGPDGPVMFASDGKLYSTTTAGGKNGCGTIFSFDPATQVYVTLYSLDCDKDGTVPVSGLIQAADGYLYGTTIGFGPAATEVPGGGIFRYNISTGVFTSLYRFQHGGTPYGDMIDDGHGTLYGTTFSDGVYKDGSVWSWNYTKNTFKTLYSFTGEQDGAGVTGGLVLASDGRLYGTAAYGGTFGWGTAFVLNIDGTGFKAFYNFTNFYSALDGSSPSADLVEAQDGNLYGTSCCGGELSLQGAFFRITPNGAESTLTPLAALGQSVYPYVFVEGGDVDLGRPLIAGDGYIYLTPSYGGSNPGGTALQMDTFGNANRIYSFENPYDDFAISPYGVMEGQDGNLYGATYSSGFASGILYELNTGLPPAITLAASTSSAYVGVPLSLAWSVNNAFSNNAAVCLVRSTDGTFGGNGAAGLRPIVGNESVTPVGSGSVTYSFTCGGVESATTTVQVNKVATVTTIESAPTTIQQGQTAKISVAVAAHVGTNLPVGSVSLIVGSQTLSTATLSNGKATFSLPTTTIAPGVYQVHVTYGGSTAFVNSVSANAKLDIKVVPAITFRASPTTTTQGLDSTFSVLLGKTGAPSPTGTVTFSSPTYKFGSTSVSSGMASFVANFGKISAGTYVVTAAYSGDNYNEAISATQTIKITKATTTTSLTGPTTINAGSSGSYKISVARPNLPGTATGKVRLLFGTASIGSAELSGGVATLTVPSTVVKAGTYQVTAQYSGDENNTPSNSLPVAVTVR, from the coding sequence ATGAAGCAGGTTCCGGTCCTAGTACTCGCCCTAATTGCAGCGGCTCTGCCGTCTGCCGCTCAATCGAACCAGGCAGTCAAAGAGAAGCTCGCGGAGGGTGTGGCCGGTCTTATCCCGGGCGCGCGCCATCTCGCACCTCCGGCAAACATGCCGGTTAAGCCTCAAGCGGCAGTAGCAAACACTCCTACGCTGCAGATTTCGAGCGGGGTCAGTCCTGCAGTGCTCCATACTTTTAACGTACCCACGAGCCTGGACGGCCAAGGTCCAGATGGGCCTGTCATGTTCGCCAGCGACGGCAAGCTATACAGCACCACGACGGCAGGCGGGAAAAATGGCTGTGGCACCATCTTTAGCTTCGATCCGGCGACGCAGGTCTACGTTACGCTTTACAGTTTGGACTGCGACAAGGATGGGACTGTTCCGGTAAGCGGGTTGATTCAAGCCGCAGACGGTTACCTGTACGGAACAACAATCGGATTCGGTCCCGCTGCGACCGAAGTTCCAGGCGGAGGCATCTTTCGTTACAACATCTCCACCGGGGTCTTTACGTCTCTCTATCGCTTTCAGCACGGCGGAACGCCGTATGGTGACATGATCGACGACGGCCACGGAACGCTCTACGGAACAACATTTTCCGATGGTGTCTACAAAGACGGCAGCGTTTGGAGCTGGAACTACACGAAGAACACCTTCAAGACGCTTTACTCATTCACGGGAGAGCAGGACGGCGCCGGTGTGACGGGCGGTCTCGTCCTTGCCAGCGACGGCCGCCTCTACGGGACCGCGGCTTACGGCGGAACGTTCGGATGGGGAACAGCGTTTGTGCTGAACATCGACGGCACCGGCTTCAAAGCCTTCTACAACTTCACAAATTTCTACTCGGCTCTGGATGGATCCTCTCCATCGGCAGACTTAGTGGAAGCCCAGGACGGAAACTTATACGGAACGTCATGCTGCGGCGGTGAGCTCAGTCTTCAGGGTGCATTCTTCCGAATCACACCGAACGGCGCGGAATCCACGTTGACCCCGCTTGCGGCTCTCGGCCAATCGGTTTACCCATATGTGTTTGTTGAGGGCGGCGATGTGGACCTTGGTCGTCCCTTGATCGCAGGTGACGGCTACATTTACCTCACGCCGTCGTATGGTGGCAGCAACCCCGGCGGCACAGCGCTCCAGATGGATACCTTCGGGAATGCAAACAGAATCTACAGCTTTGAAAACCCATACGACGATTTCGCCATCAGCCCGTACGGAGTGATGGAAGGGCAGGATGGCAACCTCTATGGAGCCACCTACTCGAGTGGGTTCGCCTCAGGAATTCTCTACGAGCTGAACACTGGTCTCCCACCCGCTATCACGTTGGCCGCGAGCACCTCCTCGGCTTACGTCGGTGTGCCACTCTCCCTCGCGTGGTCGGTAAACAATGCGTTTAGCAACAACGCGGCCGTATGCTTGGTCCGCAGCACTGACGGCACCTTCGGAGGGAACGGAGCCGCTGGACTACGTCCAATCGTTGGAAATGAGAGTGTTACTCCAGTAGGCAGCGGCAGCGTGACCTATTCGTTCACCTGCGGCGGAGTCGAATCAGCGACCACAACCGTCCAGGTGAACAAAGTGGCAACAGTCACCACTATCGAAAGCGCTCCGACTACGATTCAGCAAGGGCAGACAGCAAAGATATCTGTGGCGGTTGCCGCGCACGTCGGCACCAATCTCCCCGTAGGAAGCGTGAGTCTGATCGTCGGCAGTCAGACACTCTCAACCGCAACGCTCTCTAATGGAAAAGCAACGTTCTCGTTGCCAACCACCACCATAGCTCCGGGCGTCTACCAGGTGCACGTGACCTACGGCGGCTCCACTGCCTTCGTCAACTCAGTCTCCGCCAATGCCAAGTTGGATATCAAAGTCGTCCCAGCCATCACATTCCGGGCCAGTCCAACTACGACGACACAGGGTCTGGATTCGACCTTCAGTGTTTTGCTCGGCAAAACGGGAGCTCCGAGTCCGACCGGAACTGTAACGTTCAGCAGCCCTACTTATAAGTTTGGAAGCACATCTGTCAGCAGTGGCATGGCCAGCTTTGTCGCGAACTTCGGCAAGATTTCCGCCGGCACTTACGTGGTGACTGCCGCCTACAGCGGCGACAACTACAACGAGGCAATCAGCGCTACGCAGACCATCAAGATTACTAAGGCCACAACCACCACGAGCCTCACCGGGCCGACAACCATCAATGCGGGGTCATCCGGAAGCTATAAGATCTCCGTTGCCCGACCAAACCTGCCCGGCACCGCGACGGGGAAGGTGAGGCTGTTATTCGGCACGGCTTCCATCGGTTCTGCCGAACTCTCAGGGGGTGTGGCAACTCTTACGGTTCCGTCTACGGTAGTGAAAGCGGGAACGTATCAGGTCACTGCTCAATACTCCGGCGACGAGAACAATACGCCATCCAATTCTCTCCCCGTTGCGGTCACGGTTCGCTGA